In Scylla paramamosain isolate STU-SP2022 unplaced genomic scaffold, ASM3559412v1 Contig67, whole genome shotgun sequence, the following are encoded in one genomic region:
- the LOC135098510 gene encoding ankyrin-1-like isoform X2: MLHCGASSSAWRPSRLSPLPPPHTSRHIPPVHAASYHGHLEVLEQLAGAGWPLTARDSDGDTPLHHAAEGGSVTCLRWLVNRGGDPRVQNKRGHTPLDMAVQFGRHEVETWLVKNGGAAVRNEDQRVEEVRIWRRMDENNHNTVLSFMTEGNEAHMSLIPETYDGHMLNREGLTPLHAAALRGASSRVVEALLRRGVSPHVITPDNMTPADLARQEGHHPVIKGLQCHRCEQAYCCRLRVEQRRLVEVSRALVEGISNLLEDIEGSTPWLAAWRSGEDTDHASLSDLLAKAAAANCPVTAAFLQSAGAWPFFSQASGGSALHAALDAGHQTMAEALIRDLGGCPYVPDTHGRLPVHMMSDEERQRLEQRLFEEEQEKLKDLELLQKADREKAAARTALDVQKVLFDSHKNGEDKNVSAGDGRAALLLAARKGLLQLTHLLLREGRRPVDEVVDDTCGTTALHQAASHGQDGCVALLLSAGANTQQRDSYGQTPRLLAAMFGHTSTADLLAQQDVQDVPCRAGTTAKQVTRGFEAYLQLYEKYAHDPLTPFDRHNPDGVTRKLMKCIRVGKLQQEAQRVAVDLSEGEALQIHEAVMAELKVIMDNVSAADPTYRGDLRLAGSSRDGSKLYAPDEFDVNIVIHGDDVGVNVSERRKEEALLKGRLQISVKTDNPNLKGNSFMANLYKKVHRCLAGHTLQDERLSLVPPGLTSTQVGVALALAWQGREYPLLLVGVDLVPVLEVPWLEQIPRPFLTPGDTTTMQLSNAADGSWRCSFALTEAKVLGTLSPAERQLQLMGKLLLSRLKAERWMPRHKKSFCTWFATREWNIPVPSGFCFKNAFLRWLEYRRRGERHHAKQLAAGREGNPARWLVQVFRLMCADPEESRERLTTQNSSAYFGGDCEGRKPGDGAPVIVQCLEEDLEKLWPGSSGPPRPEPRQPGGGEHTGGAASLDAEDATPR; the protein is encoded by the exons ATGCTGCATTGCGGGGCCAGCAGCAGTGCGTGGCGGCCCTCACGCCTgtcacccctcccacccccgcACACCTCGAGGCATATACCCCCGGTGCACGCCGCCAGTTACCATGGCCACttggaggtactggagcagctggcgggtgctggctggcccctcaccgcTAGGGACAGTGATGGCGACACACCCCTGCACCATGCTGCGGAAGGGGGTAGCGTGACATGTCTGCGATGGCTGGTAAATCGAGGTGGTGACCCGCGCGTGCAAAATAAGAGGGGACACACCCCGCTGGACATGGCCGTGCAGTTTGGCCGCCACGAGGTGGAGACTTGGCTGGTCAAaaatggtggtgctgctgtgaGGAACGAGGATCAGCGTGTGGAGGAAGTG AGAATATGGCGGCGCATGGATGAAAACAACCACAACACAGTCTTGTCCTTTATGACGGAGGGCAACGAGGCGCACATGTCCCTCATCCCCGAGACTTATGACGGTCATATGCTGAACCGGGAAGGCCTGACACCCCTTCACGCCGCGGCGCTGCGCGGGGCTTCCAGTCGTGTAGTGGAGGCTTTGCTGAGACGCGGCGTGAGCCCTCATGTGATCACCCCTGACAACATGACCCCCGCTGACCTGGCACGGCAAGAAGGCCATCACCCAGTGATTAAGGGACTACAGTGCCACCGGTGTGaacag GCCTACTGCTGCCGGCTGCGTGTGGAGCAGCGTCGTCTGGTAGAGGTCAGCCGCGCTCTTGTCGAGGGCATCAGCAATCTGCTGGAAGACATCGAGGGAAGTACTCCGTGGCTGGCTGCCTGGCGATCGGGCGAGGACACTGACCACGCATCTCTGAGCGACCTCCTGGCAAAGGCTGCGGCTGCCAACTGCCCCGTGACTGCCGCCTTCCTGCAGAGTGCAGGGGCGTGGCCTTTCTTTAGCCAAGCCTCGGGTGGCAGCGCCCTGCACGCAGCGCTGGACGCCGGCCACCAGACCATGGCCGAGGCGCTGATCAGGGACCTCGGGGGCTGCCCTTACGTGCCGGACACACACGGTCGCCTTCCAGTGCACATGATGAGTGACGAGGAGCGACAGAGGCTGGAGCAG AGGCTCTtcgaggaggagcaagagaagctGAAGGATCTGGAGCTTCTGCAGAAAGCAGATCGCGAGAAGGCGGCGGCACGGACAGCGCTGGACGTGCAGAAGGTTCTTTTTGATAGCCACAAGAATGGAGAGGACAAGAATGTTTCTGCAGGTGATGGCCGCGCCGCCCTGCTGCTGGCCGCTCGCAAAGGCCTTCTGCAGCTGACTCATCTGCTGCTGCGGGAGGGTCGCCGCCCCGTGGACGAGGTGGTGGACGACACCTGCGGCACCACCGCCCTCCACCAGGCGGCCTCGCACGGCCAGGACGGTTGCGTGGCGCTGCTGCTGAGCGCAGGCGCCAACACACAGCAGCGCGACAGCTACGGCCAGACCCCCCGACTCCTTGCCGCCATGTTTGGCCACACAAGCACTGCTGACTTGCTGGCCCAACAAGATGTGCAGGACGTTCCTTGCCGCGCGGGCACCACCGCCAAGCAAGTGACGCGAGGATTTGAAGCATACTTGCAGCTTTATGAGAAGTATGCCCATGATCCTCTGACTCCATTTGACCGCCACAACCCCGACGGCGTCACAAGGAAGCTTATGAAATGCATACGTGTAGGAAAACTGCAACAGGAGGCTCAGCGGGTGGCTGTTGACTTATCAGAAGGTGAGGCCCTTCAAATACACGAGGCGGTGATGGCGGAACTGAAAGTCATCATGGATAATGTGTCAGCCGCGGACCCCACCTACCGCGGCGACCTGAGGCTGGCGGGCAGCTCTCGGGACGGCTCCAAGTTGTACGCCCCAGATGAGTTTGACGTAAATATCGTGATTCACGGTGATGACGTAGGAGTAAATGttagtgagagaaggaaggaggaagcccTGCTGAAGGGCAGGTTACAGATCTCTGTGAAGACTGACAACCCCAACCTTAAGGGGAATAGTTTCATGGCCAATCTATACAAGAAGGTGCACCGCTGCCTCGCTGGCCACACCCTGCAGGACGAAAGACTGAGCCTGGTGCCGCCGGGCCTTACTAGTACGCAGGTGGGCGTGGCACTTGCCCTGGCCTGGCAGGGGCGAGAGTATCCACTGCTGCTGGTCGGCGTGGACCTGGTGCCGGTGCTGGAGGTGCCGTGGCTGGAACAAATCCCCAGACCCTTCCTCACTCCcggggacaccaccaccatgcagctCAGTAATGCCGCGGATGGCTCATGGCGCTGCAGCTTTGCCTTGACGGAGGCAAAGGTGCTAGGGACGCTGAGCCCGGCGGAGCGCCAATTGCAGCTGATGGGAAAGCTACTTCTTTCCCGCCTCAAGGCTGAGCGCTGGATGCCACGACACAAAAAGAGCTTCTGCACCTGGTTTGCCACACGGGAGTGGAACATCCCGGTGCCGAGCGGGTTCTGCTTCAAGAACGCATTCCTGCGGTGGCTGGAGTATAGGAGGCGTGGGGAGAGGCACCATGCCAAGCAGTTGGCGGCGGGGCGGGAGGGGAACCCCGCCAGATGGCTGGTACAGGTGTTCAGACTGATGTGTGCAGACCCAGAGGAATCCCGAGAGCGCCTGACAACTCAAAACAGCTCCGCCTACTTTGGAGGGGACTGTGAGGGGCGAAAACCTGGGGACGGGGCGCCCGTCATCGTGCAGTGTCTGGAGGAGGACCTGGAAAAGTTGTGGCCTGGCTCGTCTGGGCCACCACGGCCTGAGCCTAGACAGCCAGGCGGCGGTGAACATACTGGTGGCGCTGCGTCTTTGGATGCAGAAGATGCAACTCCACGGTGA
- the LOC135098510 gene encoding ankyrin-3-like isoform X1: MLHCGASSSAWRPSRLSPLPPPHTSRHIPPVHAASYHGHLEVLEQLAGAGWPLTARDSDGDTPLHHAAEGGSVTCLRWLVNRGGDPRVQNKRGHTPLDMAVQFGRHEVETWLVKNGGAAVRNEDQRVEEVRIWRRMDENNHNTVLSFMTEGNEAHMSLIPETYDGHMLNREGLTPLHAAALRGASSRVVEALLRRGVSPHVITPDNMTPADLARQEGHHPVIKGLQCHRCEQSAAPPQRLYQELLSAICLGDDVQAVSSLLCKGAPIEPLGGRSALRLAVTTDRARTVSLLLASGASLSATLLQEAWQSPNVTHRVLASLTSAYCCRLRVEQRRLVEVSRALVEGISNLLEDIEGSTPWLAAWRSGEDTDHASLSDLLAKAAAANCPVTAAFLQSAGAWPFFSQASGGSALHAALDAGHQTMAEALIRDLGGCPYVPDTHGRLPVHMMSDEERQRLEQRLFEEEQEKLKDLELLQKADREKAAARTALDVQKVLFDSHKNGEDKNVSAGDGRAALLLAARKGLLQLTHLLLREGRRPVDEVVDDTCGTTALHQAASHGQDGCVALLLSAGANTQQRDSYGQTPRLLAAMFGHTSTADLLAQQDVQDVPCRAGTTAKQVTRGFEAYLQLYEKYAHDPLTPFDRHNPDGVTRKLMKCIRVGKLQQEAQRVAVDLSEGEALQIHEAVMAELKVIMDNVSAADPTYRGDLRLAGSSRDGSKLYAPDEFDVNIVIHGDDVGVNVSERRKEEALLKGRLQISVKTDNPNLKGNSFMANLYKKVHRCLAGHTLQDERLSLVPPGLTSTQVGVALALAWQGREYPLLLVGVDLVPVLEVPWLEQIPRPFLTPGDTTTMQLSNAADGSWRCSFALTEAKVLGTLSPAERQLQLMGKLLLSRLKAERWMPRHKKSFCTWFATREWNIPVPSGFCFKNAFLRWLEYRRRGERHHAKQLAAGREGNPARWLVQVFRLMCADPEESRERLTTQNSSAYFGGDCEGRKPGDGAPVIVQCLEEDLEKLWPGSSGPPRPEPRQPGGGEHTGGAASLDAEDATPR, encoded by the exons ATGCTGCATTGCGGGGCCAGCAGCAGTGCGTGGCGGCCCTCACGCCTgtcacccctcccacccccgcACACCTCGAGGCATATACCCCCGGTGCACGCCGCCAGTTACCATGGCCACttggaggtactggagcagctggcgggtgctggctggcccctcaccgcTAGGGACAGTGATGGCGACACACCCCTGCACCATGCTGCGGAAGGGGGTAGCGTGACATGTCTGCGATGGCTGGTAAATCGAGGTGGTGACCCGCGCGTGCAAAATAAGAGGGGACACACCCCGCTGGACATGGCCGTGCAGTTTGGCCGCCACGAGGTGGAGACTTGGCTGGTCAAaaatggtggtgctgctgtgaGGAACGAGGATCAGCGTGTGGAGGAAGTG AGAATATGGCGGCGCATGGATGAAAACAACCACAACACAGTCTTGTCCTTTATGACGGAGGGCAACGAGGCGCACATGTCCCTCATCCCCGAGACTTATGACGGTCATATGCTGAACCGGGAAGGCCTGACACCCCTTCACGCCGCGGCGCTGCGCGGGGCTTCCAGTCGTGTAGTGGAGGCTTTGCTGAGACGCGGCGTGAGCCCTCATGTGATCACCCCTGACAACATGACCCCCGCTGACCTGGCACGGCAAGAAGGCCATCACCCAGTGATTAAGGGACTACAGTGCCACCGGTGTGaacag AGCGCCGCACCCCCCCAGCGCTTGTACCAGGAACTGCTCTCAGCAATCTGTCTCGGGGACGACGTGCAGGCGGTGTCCAGTCTCCTGTGTAAAGGCGCCCCCATAGAGCCCCTGGGTGGCCGCTCCGCCCTCAGACTGGCTGTCACCACCGACCGTGCACGCACCGTCAGCCTGCTGCTGGCGAGCGGCGCCTCCCTGTCCGCCACACTGCTGCAGGAGGCTTGGCAGAGCCCCAATGTGACCCACAGGGTGCTGGCCTCCCTCACCAGC GCCTACTGCTGCCGGCTGCGTGTGGAGCAGCGTCGTCTGGTAGAGGTCAGCCGCGCTCTTGTCGAGGGCATCAGCAATCTGCTGGAAGACATCGAGGGAAGTACTCCGTGGCTGGCTGCCTGGCGATCGGGCGAGGACACTGACCACGCATCTCTGAGCGACCTCCTGGCAAAGGCTGCGGCTGCCAACTGCCCCGTGACTGCCGCCTTCCTGCAGAGTGCAGGGGCGTGGCCTTTCTTTAGCCAAGCCTCGGGTGGCAGCGCCCTGCACGCAGCGCTGGACGCCGGCCACCAGACCATGGCCGAGGCGCTGATCAGGGACCTCGGGGGCTGCCCTTACGTGCCGGACACACACGGTCGCCTTCCAGTGCACATGATGAGTGACGAGGAGCGACAGAGGCTGGAGCAG AGGCTCTtcgaggaggagcaagagaagctGAAGGATCTGGAGCTTCTGCAGAAAGCAGATCGCGAGAAGGCGGCGGCACGGACAGCGCTGGACGTGCAGAAGGTTCTTTTTGATAGCCACAAGAATGGAGAGGACAAGAATGTTTCTGCAGGTGATGGCCGCGCCGCCCTGCTGCTGGCCGCTCGCAAAGGCCTTCTGCAGCTGACTCATCTGCTGCTGCGGGAGGGTCGCCGCCCCGTGGACGAGGTGGTGGACGACACCTGCGGCACCACCGCCCTCCACCAGGCGGCCTCGCACGGCCAGGACGGTTGCGTGGCGCTGCTGCTGAGCGCAGGCGCCAACACACAGCAGCGCGACAGCTACGGCCAGACCCCCCGACTCCTTGCCGCCATGTTTGGCCACACAAGCACTGCTGACTTGCTGGCCCAACAAGATGTGCAGGACGTTCCTTGCCGCGCGGGCACCACCGCCAAGCAAGTGACGCGAGGATTTGAAGCATACTTGCAGCTTTATGAGAAGTATGCCCATGATCCTCTGACTCCATTTGACCGCCACAACCCCGACGGCGTCACAAGGAAGCTTATGAAATGCATACGTGTAGGAAAACTGCAACAGGAGGCTCAGCGGGTGGCTGTTGACTTATCAGAAGGTGAGGCCCTTCAAATACACGAGGCGGTGATGGCGGAACTGAAAGTCATCATGGATAATGTGTCAGCCGCGGACCCCACCTACCGCGGCGACCTGAGGCTGGCGGGCAGCTCTCGGGACGGCTCCAAGTTGTACGCCCCAGATGAGTTTGACGTAAATATCGTGATTCACGGTGATGACGTAGGAGTAAATGttagtgagagaaggaaggaggaagcccTGCTGAAGGGCAGGTTACAGATCTCTGTGAAGACTGACAACCCCAACCTTAAGGGGAATAGTTTCATGGCCAATCTATACAAGAAGGTGCACCGCTGCCTCGCTGGCCACACCCTGCAGGACGAAAGACTGAGCCTGGTGCCGCCGGGCCTTACTAGTACGCAGGTGGGCGTGGCACTTGCCCTGGCCTGGCAGGGGCGAGAGTATCCACTGCTGCTGGTCGGCGTGGACCTGGTGCCGGTGCTGGAGGTGCCGTGGCTGGAACAAATCCCCAGACCCTTCCTCACTCCcggggacaccaccaccatgcagctCAGTAATGCCGCGGATGGCTCATGGCGCTGCAGCTTTGCCTTGACGGAGGCAAAGGTGCTAGGGACGCTGAGCCCGGCGGAGCGCCAATTGCAGCTGATGGGAAAGCTACTTCTTTCCCGCCTCAAGGCTGAGCGCTGGATGCCACGACACAAAAAGAGCTTCTGCACCTGGTTTGCCACACGGGAGTGGAACATCCCGGTGCCGAGCGGGTTCTGCTTCAAGAACGCATTCCTGCGGTGGCTGGAGTATAGGAGGCGTGGGGAGAGGCACCATGCCAAGCAGTTGGCGGCGGGGCGGGAGGGGAACCCCGCCAGATGGCTGGTACAGGTGTTCAGACTGATGTGTGCAGACCCAGAGGAATCCCGAGAGCGCCTGACAACTCAAAACAGCTCCGCCTACTTTGGAGGGGACTGTGAGGGGCGAAAACCTGGGGACGGGGCGCCCGTCATCGTGCAGTGTCTGGAGGAGGACCTGGAAAAGTTGTGGCCTGGCTCGTCTGGGCCACCACGGCCTGAGCCTAGACAGCCAGGCGGCGGTGAACATACTGGTGGCGCTGCGTCTTTGGATGCAGAAGATGCAACTCCACGGTGA
- the LOC135098507 gene encoding uncharacterized protein LOC135098507, with product MTIIMITSTNSTFITTTTTTTTIITTSTNTTTTTITPTIITITMTTTTVRIPSIITVPTPPTITHTTTITTSTTTSTTTTTTIITITTTPTPTLTTHTTSITITTATTATTTTITFTTTITSTSTTNSTTTITTTITTTSTTTITTTSTTTTITTTTTTTIITITTTPTPTLTTHTSSITTTTTTTTTTTTTITTTTSTASPPLSVARGFAPRVSSAFTVWVWPFPAASISGVVSVVPPPSMLSPACSKQRSRWWWPLLAATPTRLPDIPATLGTVISEWAPLARDDLTLASSPFSTAVTSSYTDTDTKSWAGVAAASSTTHWAGLPSIFTEGYAYDTEIVFTSV from the exons ATGACCATCATTATGATTACCTCCACCAActccaccttcatcaccaccaccaccaccactaccaccataatcaccacctccaccaacaccaccaccaccaccatcacccccaccatcattaccatcaccatgaccaccaccactgtgcGTATCCCCTCCATTATCACCGTCCCTACCCCTcccaccatcacccacaccaccaccatcaccacttccaccaccaccagcaccaccaccaccaccaccattattaccatcaccactacacccaCTCCCACCCTTACCACCCACAcaaccagcatcaccatcaccaccgccaccaccgccaccaccaccaccatcacatttaccaccaccatcacctctaccagcaccaccaactccactaccaccattaccaccaccatcaccactactagcaccaccaccatcaccactaccagcaccaccaccaccatcaccaccaccaccaccaccaccattattaccatcaccactacacccaCTCCCACGCTTACCACCCACACatccagcatcaccaccaccaccaccaccaccaccaccaccaccaccaccatcaccaccaccaccagcacagcctcacctccACTATCCGTCGCCAGAGGGTTCGCACCGAGGGTCAGCAGTGCCTTCACTGTCTGGGTGTGGCCCTTCCCGGCAGCCTCCATCAGCGGTGTCGTGTCGGTGGTGCCTCCACCCTCTATGCTGAGCCCCGCCTGCAGTAAGCAAcgcagcaggtggtggtggccctTGCTGGCAGCCACACCTACCAGACTCCCCGACATCCCAGCAACATTGGGGACGGTGATCTCTGAATGGGCACCCCTGGCGAGGGACGACCTCACCCTTGCCTCGTCTCCTTTCTCCACAGCAGTGAccagttcct acacagacacagacactaaAAGCTGGGCTGGCGTGGCAGCAGCCTCATCAACCACACACTGGGCTGGTCTCCCTTCCATATTTACCGAAGGTTATGCCTACGATACAGAGATTGTGTTTAC